The following are encoded together in the Streptomyces rapamycinicus NRRL 5491 genome:
- a CDS encoding GH92 family glycosyl hydrolase has protein sequence MRSLIGGIRARAAGTVAGVMTAALLGGGLLGPPGAAAAASAAPPPADPTSLVHPFVGTENFGNTFPGASAPFGMVQVSPDTGGQGGYDYDQNAIHGFSQTHLSGVGCGVAGELPIMPTTGAVSDVDPEHYRSTYSHDDEEAAPGYYRVGLKSYGIDAELTATQRTGWQRYTFPATGAANVLFNTGKANQKVFGSEVRVVGDRTVEGRVEAGNFCAGKDRHTVYFTATFDRPFAAYGTWRGTTPTPGSREAAGEGGNGAWATFDAAQDRDVVVKVGLSYTGPEGARKNLTAETGDSYDFDATRAALHDTWRKKLDAIRVGGGTEERQRAFYTALYHAQLHPNVAGDVDGRYTGFDGATHTASGYTPYQNFSLWDTYRPQNQLLEMVEPGVARDVALSVVAIGRDGGWLPRWALANSETNIMTGDPVTPFLVEAWSKGLLAGHEDEAYALLKKNATSTPPADSPYNGRSGVDYYRELGYVPSGLELGTDCADKGGDNDCVHPASATLEYSAADAALALMARGLGHRADARMFAERGQTYRTLWDASIGQFRPRTADGAWVTPYDPVEAGRQFHEGGAYQYQWLVPQDPAGLVGLMGGRSATEKRLDDFFAYGKLLTDPAGTARKDWISAPYDYYGKPTYNPNNEPDLHAPYMYLWAGAPAKATTVVRAAMTLFTTGPDGMTGNDDLGTMSAWYVFSSLGLYPTMSGGDFLALSSPQFSSAVVRVGHYGTRQGGTLTVTAPGASDAKRYVRSVSLNGRNMARTWLDWGQVAHGGKLVHRLSTEPSSWGTGRGAEPPSVGATRKG, from the coding sequence ATGCGGTCGCTGATCGGTGGAATCCGTGCGCGCGCTGCGGGCACGGTCGCGGGCGTGATGACGGCGGCGCTGCTGGGCGGCGGTCTGCTGGGACCACCGGGCGCCGCGGCCGCCGCCTCGGCCGCGCCCCCTCCGGCCGACCCCACCTCGCTGGTCCATCCGTTCGTGGGCACCGAGAACTTCGGCAACACCTTCCCCGGGGCGAGCGCCCCGTTCGGCATGGTCCAGGTCAGCCCGGACACCGGCGGCCAGGGCGGCTACGACTACGACCAGAACGCCATCCACGGCTTCAGCCAGACCCATCTGTCCGGGGTCGGCTGCGGGGTGGCGGGCGAGCTGCCCATCATGCCGACGACCGGCGCGGTCAGCGACGTCGACCCGGAGCACTACCGCTCCACCTACAGCCATGACGACGAGGAGGCCGCCCCGGGCTACTACCGGGTGGGCCTGAAGTCGTACGGCATCGACGCCGAGCTGACCGCCACCCAGCGCACCGGGTGGCAGCGCTACACCTTCCCCGCCACCGGCGCGGCCAATGTGCTGTTCAACACCGGCAAGGCCAATCAGAAGGTCTTCGGCTCCGAGGTCCGCGTGGTCGGCGACCGGACCGTCGAGGGCCGGGTGGAGGCCGGGAACTTCTGCGCCGGGAAGGACCGCCACACCGTCTACTTCACCGCCACCTTCGACCGCCCCTTCGCCGCCTACGGCACCTGGCGCGGCACCACCCCCACCCCCGGCTCCCGCGAGGCGGCGGGAGAGGGCGGCAACGGCGCCTGGGCCACCTTCGACGCGGCCCAGGACCGGGATGTGGTGGTCAAGGTCGGGCTGTCGTACACCGGCCCCGAGGGCGCGCGGAAGAACCTCACGGCCGAGACCGGCGACTCCTACGACTTCGACGCCACCCGCGCCGCGCTGCACGACACCTGGCGGAAGAAGCTCGACGCGATCCGGGTCGGCGGCGGCACCGAGGAGCGGCAGCGCGCCTTCTACACCGCGCTGTACCACGCCCAGTTGCACCCCAATGTGGCGGGCGACGTGGACGGCCGCTACACCGGCTTCGACGGCGCGACCCACACCGCCTCCGGCTACACCCCGTACCAGAACTTCTCGCTGTGGGACACCTACCGGCCGCAGAACCAGCTGCTGGAGATGGTCGAGCCGGGGGTGGCCCGCGATGTCGCGCTGTCGGTGGTCGCCATCGGCCGGGACGGCGGCTGGCTGCCGCGCTGGGCGCTGGCCAACAGCGAGACCAACATCATGACCGGTGACCCGGTGACCCCCTTCCTCGTCGAGGCGTGGTCCAAGGGCCTGCTGGCCGGGCACGAGGACGAGGCGTACGCGCTGCTGAAGAAGAACGCCACCAGCACCCCGCCCGCCGACTCGCCCTACAACGGCCGCTCCGGAGTGGACTATTACCGCGAGCTGGGCTACGTCCCCTCGGGGCTGGAGCTCGGCACCGACTGCGCCGACAAGGGCGGCGACAACGACTGCGTCCACCCCGCCTCGGCCACCCTGGAGTACTCGGCAGCGGACGCCGCGCTCGCCCTGATGGCGCGCGGGCTCGGACACCGCGCCGACGCCCGGATGTTCGCCGAGCGCGGCCAGACCTACCGCACTCTGTGGGACGCCTCGATCGGGCAGTTCCGGCCGCGTACGGCCGACGGCGCGTGGGTGACCCCGTACGACCCGGTGGAGGCGGGCCGGCAGTTCCACGAGGGCGGCGCCTACCAGTACCAGTGGCTGGTGCCGCAGGACCCGGCCGGACTCGTGGGGCTGATGGGCGGCAGGAGCGCGACCGAGAAGCGGCTCGACGACTTCTTCGCCTACGGCAAGCTGCTCACCGACCCGGCGGGCACCGCCCGTAAGGACTGGATCTCCGCCCCGTACGACTACTACGGCAAGCCCACCTACAACCCCAACAACGAGCCCGATCTGCACGCCCCGTACATGTATCTGTGGGCGGGCGCGCCCGCGAAGGCGACGACCGTGGTGCGGGCGGCGATGACCCTGTTCACCACCGGGCCGGACGGGATGACCGGCAATGACGACCTCGGCACCATGTCGGCCTGGTACGTCTTCTCCTCGCTGGGCCTGTACCCGACGATGAGCGGCGGGGACTTCCTCGCCCTGTCCAGCCCGCAGTTCTCCTCGGCCGTGGTCCGCGTCGGGCACTACGGCACCCGGCAGGGCGGCACGCTCACGGTCACCGCGCCGGGCGCGAGCGACGCCAAGCGCTATGTCCGGAGTGTGTCACTGAACGGCCGGAACATGGCGCGGACTTGGCTGGACTGGGGCCAGGTGGCCCACGGCGGGAAGCTGGTCCACCGGCTGTCCACCGAGCCGTCGTCCTGGGGCACCGGCCGGGGCGCGGAACCGCCGTCGGTGGGCGCCACCCGCAAGGGCTGA
- a CDS encoding zinc-dependent alcohol dehydrogenase family protein → MRAVVFDEFGRRPEVRSVEDPAPSPRGAVIRVEATGLCRSDWHGWMGHDPDIRLPHVPGHELAGVIEEVGPDVLNWRPGQRVTVPFVCACGRCAACAEGAQQVCERQTQPGFTHWGSFAEYVGIGHADVNLVGIRNELSFATAAGLGCRFATAFRAVVAQGRVAPGEWVAVHGCGGVGLSAVMIAAAAGARVVAVDISPQALALAARFGAAVCVDVASTLGSVAEAVADATGGGAHVSLDALGSPRTCAASIQSLRRHGRHVQVGLLPPAAGTPMIPMDRVIALELRLLGSHGMAAHDYGPMMEMVEAGSLRPDLLVTDVIGLDAVPEALSTMASGGRGGVTVIEPHRPPLAGS, encoded by the coding sequence ATGCGTGCTGTGGTGTTCGACGAGTTCGGGCGCCGGCCCGAGGTCCGGAGCGTCGAGGACCCCGCTCCCTCCCCGCGCGGTGCGGTGATCCGCGTCGAGGCCACCGGACTGTGCCGCAGCGACTGGCACGGCTGGATGGGGCACGACCCGGACATCCGGCTGCCGCACGTCCCCGGCCATGAGCTGGCGGGGGTGATAGAGGAGGTCGGCCCCGACGTCCTCAACTGGCGCCCGGGGCAGCGGGTCACCGTGCCGTTCGTATGCGCCTGCGGGCGCTGTGCCGCCTGTGCGGAGGGCGCCCAGCAGGTGTGCGAGCGGCAGACGCAGCCGGGGTTCACCCACTGGGGCTCGTTCGCCGAGTACGTGGGGATCGGACACGCCGATGTGAACCTGGTCGGGATACGCAACGAGCTGTCGTTCGCCACCGCCGCCGGTCTGGGCTGCCGCTTCGCGACCGCCTTCCGCGCCGTCGTCGCCCAGGGCCGGGTGGCGCCGGGCGAATGGGTCGCGGTGCACGGCTGCGGTGGGGTGGGGCTCTCCGCGGTGATGATCGCCGCCGCGGCCGGGGCCCGGGTGGTGGCGGTGGACATCTCGCCGCAGGCGCTCGCCCTCGCCGCCCGGTTCGGCGCGGCGGTGTGCGTGGACGTGGCGTCCACCCTGGGCTCGGTGGCGGAGGCGGTCGCGGACGCGACGGGCGGCGGCGCCCATGTCTCGCTCGACGCACTGGGCTCCCCGCGGACCTGCGCGGCGTCCATCCAGAGCCTGCGCCGCCACGGCCGCCATGTCCAGGTCGGGCTGCTGCCCCCGGCCGCCGGTACCCCGATGATCCCGATGGACCGGGTCATCGCGCTGGAGCTGCGGCTGCTGGGCAGCCATGGCATGGCCGCCCACGACTACGGTCCGATGATGGAGATGGTCGAGGCCGGTTCGCTGCGGCCGGATCTGCTGGTCACCGATGTGATCGGGCTGGACGCGGTCCCGGAGGCGCTGTCCACGATGGCCTCCGGGGGCAGGGGCGGGGTCACGGTCATCGAACCGCACCGCCCGCCCCTGGCGGGGAGCTGA
- a CDS encoding GntR family transcriptional regulator, which yields MGEPRYVVITGDLLKKIAAGRWGVGELLPTEPELAAEYGVSRHCGGRCGVWKWPVSSPGIPGPVPGWNARRRSPRSPHSSGPSGI from the coding sequence GTGGGTGAACCGCGGTACGTGGTGATCACCGGCGACCTCCTGAAGAAGATCGCCGCCGGTCGGTGGGGTGTGGGCGAGCTGCTGCCCACCGAGCCGGAGCTGGCCGCCGAGTACGGCGTCTCGCGACACTGCGGCGGTCGCTGCGGCGTCTGGAAGTGGCCGGTCTCATCTCCCGGCATCCCGGGACCGGTACCCGGGTGGAACGCTCGACGCCGGTCGCCGCGTTCACCGCACAGCTCGGGACCGTCGGGGATCTGA
- a CDS encoding UTRA domain-containing protein, whose protein sequence is MCITSTRRDPGSPDEVVSWARVYLEPGDAKAVAGDLEESRRLIADSIEARTGRAVKRVVQQVRAVGVPVEAATHLGVEPGSPGLARSARTPTSPEVSSSPKPS, encoded by the coding sequence GTGTGCATCACCTCCACCCGGCGGGACCCCGGGAGTCCCGATGAGGTCGTGTCCTGGGCGCGGGTGTACCTGGAGCCGGGAGACGCCAAGGCGGTTGCCGGGGATCTGGAGGAGAGCCGCCGGCTGATCGCCGACTCGATCGAAGCCCGCACGGGGCGTGCCGTGAAGCGGGTGGTGCAGCAGGTGCGGGCGGTGGGCGTGCCCGTGGAGGCGGCGACGCACCTCGGGGTGGAGCCGGGAAGCCCGGGGCTGGCCAGGAGCGCCAGAACACCCACATCACCGGAGGTCTCATCGTCGCCGAAGCCGTCATGA